The proteins below come from a single Oryzias latipes chromosome 14, ASM223467v1 genomic window:
- the LOC101158790 gene encoding claudin-7-B, giving the protein MAHSGMQILGFALGLLAVFGLIIGTILPQWKMSAFVGSNIITAVSMYDGLWMSCAFQSTGQIQCKVYDSILQLNGALQATRALMVLSIVVSVAGLGVACMGMKCTTCGGDDKVKKSRIAMAGGIIMLVGALCAIVACGWYTNDIVQAFYNPFTPVNSKYEFGAAIFITWAGAFLGLIGGCMLAASCPRQTSIPAKGRYPQSTASSIPLKSHV; this is encoded by the exons ATGGCCCACTCCGGTATGCAGATTTTGGGGTTCGCTCTCGGCCTCCTTGCGGTGTTTGGACTCATCATTGGAACCATTTTGCCCCAGTGGAAGATGTCCGCCTTTGTTGGCTCGAACATCATCACGGCGGTGTCCATGTACGACGGATTATGGATGTCCTGCGCGTTCCAGAGCACGGGCCAGATCCAGTGCAAAGTGTACGACTCCATCCTGCAGCTCAACG GTGCTCTCCAGGCAACACGCGCCCTCATGGTGTTGAGCATTGTGGTCTCTGTGGCTGGTCTGGGTGTAGCTTGCATGGGAATGAAGTGCACCACCTGTGGTGGAGACGACAAAGTCAAAAAGAGTCGCATTGCCATGGCTGGAGGCATCATCATGCTGGTTGGAG CTCTGTGCGCCATCGTGGCCTGCGGCTGGTACACGAACGACATCGTCCAAGCTTTCTACAACCCTTTCACTCCCGTCAATTCAAA GTATGAGTTTGGCGCCGCTATCTTCATCACCTGGGCCGGTGCCTTCTTGGGTCTCATTGGGGGGTGCATGTTGGCTGCATCGTGCCCAAGACAGACATCAATTCCTGCTAAAGGCAGATATCCTCAATCAACAGCATCCTCCATACCACTCAAGAGTCATGTTTGA